From Butyricimonas paravirosa, one genomic window encodes:
- a CDS encoding 3'-5' exonuclease produces the protein MEYKTKISEEEIEELPNFTFDGEIIVIDHEDKVDAAVDDLSSYPYIGFDTETKPAFKKGVTHQVGLLQLATDKRVYLFRLNKCGLSESLQDLLANENIMKIGVGIRDDIRGLRKLANFIPASFLDLQIFAKAFGIEEMSFSKLMSIIFKVKISKRQRTSNWEAPRLTPAQLHYAATDAWGALKMYKALKSGNSQLQQVS, from the coding sequence ATGGAATACAAGACGAAGATCAGCGAGGAAGAAATAGAGGAATTACCAAACTTCACGTTTGACGGGGAGATCATCGTGATTGATCATGAGGATAAAGTTGATGCGGCCGTGGACGATTTATCGTCCTACCCGTACATCGGGTTCGACACGGAAACCAAACCGGCATTCAAGAAAGGGGTAACACATCAGGTAGGCCTGTTACAACTGGCCACCGATAAACGGGTATACTTATTCCGTTTGAACAAATGCGGCCTGTCCGAATCGTTACAGGACCTTTTGGCCAATGAAAATATAATGAAAATCGGTGTCGGGATACGCGATGACATTCGGGGACTTAGGAAACTAGCCAATTTCATCCCGGCAAGCTTTCTGGATTTACAAATATTTGCCAAGGCATTCGGCATAGAAGAGATGTCATTCTCTAAATTAATGTCGATTATTTTCAAGGTGAAAATATCCAAACGACAACGAACGTCAAACTGGGAAGCCCCTCGATTGACCCCTGCACAATTACATTACGCGGCAACCGATGCGTGGGGGGCGCTAAAAATGTACAAGGCGTTAAAATCCGGCAACAGCCAGTTACAACAAGTGTCCTAG
- a CDS encoding DUF5063 domain-containing protein, translated as MDDLQHIGYRREVIEFVAVAKEFCGYLEGSHEEDASELLSKLQKFIPLIYLKGSLLPSCESDNLGMMEEVVTEEDYNALLATLSRTLGENDEYLEVFDDNMQYSETPVVNSISEKLCDIYQDLKNFISAYRSGMIDVIEEALWQLNNSFELYWGKACTSVLRAIHLAIYKVVDTDDSM; from the coding sequence ATGGACGATTTACAACATATAGGATATCGCCGGGAGGTCATTGAATTCGTTGCCGTTGCTAAAGAGTTTTGCGGTTACCTGGAAGGCTCTCACGAAGAAGACGCCAGCGAATTGCTTTCGAAATTACAAAAGTTCATCCCGCTAATTTATCTGAAAGGTAGCTTATTACCCTCGTGCGAAAGTGACAACCTCGGTATGATGGAAGAGGTGGTGACCGAAGAGGATTACAACGCCTTGCTCGCGACATTAAGCCGGACACTGGGCGAGAATGACGAATATCTGGAGGTTTTCGACGACAACATGCAATACAGCGAAACTCCGGTCGTGAACTCGATTTCCGAGAAACTTTGTGATATTTACCAGGATTTGAAAAATTTCATTTCCGCGTATCGCAGTGGGATGATCGATGTCATCGAGGAAGCATTATGGCAATTAAATAACAGTTTTGAATTATACTGGGGGAAGGCGTGTACCAGTGTATTAAGAGCGATACACCTGGCAATATATAAAGTAGTAGACACGGACGACTCCATGTAA
- a CDS encoding PAS domain S-box protein encodes MQTENNITGAEFLSDLNVLLSTSVGLNRNVKLALKKLGEHERADQVYIVSINHDMTFTISEEWTRTGESVFPESGEKRGFYYDRKLEQDLERDNYIYIRDINDVTNESLKNIMQATGVNCAIFLPLYISSHLFSFLCLSRCHHEEPWSGDEISFLVQVASVLSGALEKELILRKLVKHHALYQDFVENRVDYILRLNRHLHISFSNKTFYSLFGDSPDDIIGSRIGELMTEMDISSKKLEEVVKFPEDLLTFNAKVMRDDEVVFIEWYAYPVRLDRDHTEIHLVGHDVTRFKEMERELTLLKTELQTFSETMYPMWKSIKDNLSGENEIGNNESFDNLSQKAMAFNKLYEELLSKIGYKFVANAYRS; translated from the coding sequence ATGCAGACAGAAAATAACATAACAGGAGCAGAGTTTTTATCTGATTTAAACGTTTTATTATCCACTAGCGTGGGTTTGAATAGAAACGTGAAGTTGGCATTAAAGAAACTGGGCGAACACGAGCGGGCCGATCAGGTTTATATCGTGAGTATTAATCACGATATGACATTTACCATATCGGAAGAATGGACCCGTACCGGGGAATCTGTTTTCCCGGAGTCAGGGGAGAAACGCGGTTTCTATTATGACCGGAAGTTAGAACAGGATTTAGAGAGGGACAATTATATATATATTCGGGATATAAATGACGTGACGAACGAGAGTTTGAAGAATATCATGCAGGCGACGGGGGTCAATTGTGCTATATTTTTACCCTTGTATATATCCAGTCATCTTTTTTCCTTTTTGTGCTTAAGCCGTTGTCACCACGAGGAACCGTGGTCGGGGGACGAGATTTCCTTTTTGGTACAGGTAGCCTCCGTGCTATCCGGAGCGCTCGAAAAAGAGTTGATTTTAAGAAAATTGGTGAAACATCATGCCTTGTATCAGGACTTTGTCGAAAACCGGGTGGATTACATTCTTCGCTTGAACCGGCATTTACATATCAGTTTCTCGAACAAGACATTTTATTCCTTATTCGGGGATAGTCCGGATGATATTATCGGGAGTCGGATCGGGGAGCTAATGACTGAAATGGATATTTCATCAAAGAAATTGGAGGAAGTGGTGAAGTTCCCCGAGGATTTGTTGACGTTTAATGCCAAGGTAATGCGTGATGATGAGGTGGTATTTATCGAGTGGTATGCTTATCCGGTCAGGTTAGATCGGGATCACACCGAAATTCACTTGGTCGGGCATGACGTGACTCGTTTCAAGGAGATGGAACGTGAATTAACATTGCTGAAAACTGAATTGCAAACTTTCTCCGAAACCATGTACCCGATGTGGAAATCAATCAAAGATAATTTATCGGGAGAGAACGAAATTGGTAATAATGAATCATTTGATAATTTAAGTCAAAAAGCTATGGCATTTAATAAGCTCTACGAGGAACTTTTATCAAAAATTGGTTATAAATTTGTGGCGAATGCATATAGATCATAG
- a CDS encoding porin encodes MKKNYLLNVLVLCCALFVCTIARAESDKDEPSNTKSEVAQANNDDLTKQVNKLLSILPKFSGYIQTGYNWGDKNGDNRSSFQLKRMRLIIDKKVSKTFDFRAQLECFSGSVDNSAYKKKVITVMDAFVNAHITDALHFRAGQYYLPLGFENYDISPSTLETVDFSNICYRMVCRNAISSADLIDYGRDLGVMAYGDLFKSRDQKFSYLSYQLSLTNGYLPTLNDDNKSKDFVGRITIRPVEKLRIIGCYNWGEYKGLNENGDAKDYLPMNRFITGAWYYDPNGLDVRAEYGHIQSDDANVKEDGFYVLAAYKIGKFLPVVRYDMYRDKAAKTSANNKDNFLLGCTYEIIKDVKFQVNYTISAYPDKVKDAGTRTGTGNSLQIMCLLKF; translated from the coding sequence ATGAAAAAAAACTATTTATTAAATGTATTGGTGTTATGTTGTGCCCTTTTTGTATGTACAATTGCCCGGGCCGAGTCTGATAAAGACGAACCTTCTAACACGAAAAGCGAGGTCGCGCAAGCCAATAACGACGACCTTACAAAACAAGTAAATAAACTTCTTTCGATATTGCCTAAATTCTCTGGTTATATTCAAACCGGTTATAACTGGGGGGACAAGAATGGGGACAACAGATCATCATTCCAATTGAAACGTATGCGTTTGATCATTGATAAAAAAGTTTCAAAAACCTTTGATTTTCGTGCCCAGTTGGAGTGTTTCTCCGGATCGGTTGATAATTCTGCCTACAAGAAAAAAGTGATCACGGTAATGGACGCTTTTGTTAACGCTCATATCACTGATGCTTTGCATTTCCGTGCAGGTCAATACTATTTGCCGCTTGGTTTCGAGAATTATGATATTTCCCCGTCTACTTTAGAGACCGTGGATTTCTCGAACATCTGTTATCGTATGGTGTGTCGTAATGCGATCTCTTCTGCAGATCTTATTGATTATGGTCGTGATCTTGGAGTGATGGCTTATGGAGACCTTTTCAAAAGCAGAGATCAAAAATTTAGCTATCTGAGTTATCAGTTATCATTGACGAACGGTTATCTCCCGACATTGAACGATGACAATAAATCGAAAGATTTTGTGGGTCGTATCACAATCCGTCCGGTAGAGAAATTGCGTATCATCGGTTGTTACAATTGGGGAGAATATAAAGGTTTGAACGAAAATGGAGATGCGAAGGATTATCTTCCGATGAATCGTTTTATCACCGGTGCTTGGTATTATGATCCGAATGGTCTTGACGTTCGTGCAGAATACGGCCATATTCAAAGTGATGATGCTAACGTGAAAGAAGATGGTTTTTATGTGCTTGCGGCGTATAAAATTGGTAAGTTCTTACCGGTTGTACGTTATGATATGTACCGTGACAAAGCAGCCAAGACTTCTGCAAACAACAAGGATAACTTCCTTTTAGGTTGTACCTATGAAATAATCAAGGATGTTAAGTTCCAGGTAAATTATACCATTTCGGCTTATCCTGATAAGGTAAAAGATGCTGGAACAAGAACCGGTACGGGTAATAGCTTGCAAATCATGTGTCTTCTTAAATTCTAA
- a CDS encoding HAD family hydrolase translates to MNTKHLTKGIVVILLLFITSSIYAQTYREIKGWSKEINERIETFLNTTLTMNIRKVAVFDGDGTVIGQAPHYLADEALYRYADKYYKGKNDKVSKEKMAILNRMVKDGNNVGKVYVEDRAHFLAGMTPEEVAKLGYDCYVESYQGKFYPEMKQLIANLKEYGFEVWILTASPEFLYQKFLSEELGIPEVNILGMKSVVVDGVLTNEIVLPIPQDDGKANVIPTFIKTRPLVVGGNSRGDMDMLNQSCGLKIVVNPDDKTVRGPEDGPMHGLTVKEYWEKEGAVIVRCNDVRDPKVRFHTSEWGIRENVINPKE, encoded by the coding sequence ATGAATACAAAACATTTGACGAAAGGAATAGTGGTTATATTGTTGCTATTCATTACGTCCTCGATTTATGCGCAGACTTACCGGGAGATCAAGGGATGGTCAAAGGAAATTAATGAGAGAATTGAAACATTCTTGAATACGACTTTGACCATGAATATTCGTAAAGTAGCGGTATTCGACGGGGATGGAACTGTGATCGGGCAAGCACCGCACTATTTGGCGGATGAAGCTTTATATCGTTATGCCGATAAATATTATAAGGGCAAAAATGATAAAGTTTCCAAGGAAAAAATGGCTATTTTGAATCGGATGGTAAAAGACGGTAATAACGTGGGGAAAGTTTATGTCGAAGATCGTGCCCACTTTTTGGCGGGAATGACTCCGGAGGAAGTGGCAAAGTTGGGGTATGATTGCTATGTGGAGTCATATCAAGGAAAGTTTTACCCGGAAATGAAACAGCTTATAGCTAATTTGAAAGAGTATGGATTTGAGGTTTGGATATTGACAGCTTCTCCCGAGTTTTTATATCAAAAATTTTTATCAGAGGAATTGGGAATCCCTGAAGTAAATATTCTCGGGATGAAGTCTGTCGTGGTAGATGGGGTGTTGACAAATGAGATCGTGTTACCGATTCCGCAAGATGATGGGAAAGCGAATGTTATCCCGACTTTCATTAAAACTCGTCCACTTGTAGTAGGGGGGAATAGCCGGGGAGACATGGATATGCTAAACCAGTCTTGTGGTTTGAAGATTGTGGTAAACCCGGATGATAAAACTGTCCGAGGGCCGGAAGATGGTCCAATGCATGGTCTAACGGTGAAAGAGTACTGGGAAAAAGAAGGAGCCGTTATTGTTCGGTGCAATGATGTCCGAGATCCGAAAGTGCGTTTCCATACTTCGGAGTGGGGAATCAGAGAAAATGTGATTAATCCTAAAGAATAA
- a CDS encoding site-specific integrase: MRSTFKLLFYVKRNVPKSDNSLPLMGRITINKGIVQFSLKMSVPPELWDSKAGKAMGKSEKAKDINRQLEQIRVTINNRYQEIIQAGGGVTAEQVKNAYLGIGIKQDMFLKLFAWHNELFARKVGNGRTLNTYKKYCNLYKLMQAYILKEYNREDISLKELNLSFINGFEHFLRTVRGCCTNTIWLYMIGVKHIISVARNEGLLVVNPFAGYMISPEQVDRGFLSEEELQLLMKAPMKNKSYELVRDLFVFAAFTGLAYSDIKNLTKNNLQTFLDGHLWIITRRQKTNVDSNIRLLDVPKRIIAKYEGKTGDDRLFAVPSNWSCNNILKNIGKQCGFKIKLTFHVGRHTFSTSLTLAKGMPIETVSRILGHTNIKTTQIYAKITNEKVSRDMELLSQKLAGLEKQLTATI; the protein is encoded by the coding sequence ATGCGTAGTACATTCAAGTTGTTATTTTACGTCAAGCGTAACGTTCCCAAAAGTGATAACAGCCTACCATTAATGGGAAGGATAACTATAAACAAGGGAATTGTTCAATTCAGTCTTAAAATGAGTGTTCCCCCTGAATTATGGGATAGTAAGGCAGGGAAAGCCATGGGAAAAAGTGAGAAAGCGAAAGATATAAACCGGCAGTTGGAACAAATTCGGGTAACAATAAACAATCGTTATCAAGAAATCATACAAGCGGGTGGAGGTGTTACAGCAGAACAAGTAAAAAATGCTTATTTGGGAATTGGTATAAAGCAAGACATGTTTCTCAAGTTGTTCGCTTGGCATAATGAATTATTTGCTCGTAAGGTAGGTAACGGTCGAACCTTGAATACGTACAAAAAATATTGTAATCTTTATAAACTAATGCAAGCTTACATTCTGAAAGAATATAATCGTGAAGATATATCATTAAAGGAATTAAATCTCTCTTTTATTAACGGTTTCGAGCATTTTTTACGTACGGTCCGGGGGTGTTGTACAAATACAATTTGGTTGTATATGATCGGAGTAAAGCATATTATCTCCGTTGCACGAAATGAAGGTTTGCTTGTTGTTAATCCATTTGCAGGTTATATGATCAGTCCTGAACAAGTGGATCGGGGCTTTCTTTCGGAAGAGGAATTACAATTGTTAATGAAAGCCCCCATGAAAAATAAATCCTATGAGCTTGTACGTGATCTATTTGTTTTTGCGGCATTTACGGGATTAGCCTATTCCGATATTAAAAATTTAACTAAGAATAACCTGCAAACATTTTTGGATGGCCATTTATGGATCATCACGCGTAGGCAGAAAACAAATGTCGATTCGAATATCCGACTATTGGATGTGCCCAAACGAATAATTGCAAAATATGAAGGCAAAACCGGGGATGATCGTTTATTTGCCGTTCCAAGTAACTGGTCATGTAATAATATATTGAAAAACATCGGTAAACAATGCGGATTCAAGATTAAACTTACTTTCCACGTGGGACGCCACACCTTTTCAACTTCGCTTACATTGGCGAAAGGTATGCCCATTGAAACCGTAAGTCGAATTCTAGGCCACACAAATATAAAAACCACGCAGATTTATGCAAAGATAACGAACGAGAAGGTGAGCAGGGACATGGAACTTCTTTCACAGAAATTAGCTGGATTAGAAAAACAACTAACAGCGACAATCTAG
- the pgtP gene encoding phosphoglycerate transporter protein PgtP, protein MWNFLKPAPHKDLLPEGKIDSTYKSLRWQVFVGIFIGYAGYYIVRKNFSMAMPFLTDPAGPYGFDKGSLSIVLSLNAVAYALSKFLMGSVSDRSNARVFLPLGLVLAALSMMFMAVPIELFGASTTSIVIMAVLNFLVGWFNGMGWPPCGRVMTHWFSVKERGTKMSIWNCAHNVGGALVGPMAVYGAMWFGSWFYGVDNSKYFIIGTYIFPAAVALFVALLAYVLIRDTPQSCGLPTIEKWRNDYPKNYSEKQEEVLTTREIFFKYVLNNKMLWFIAIANAFVYMVRYGCLDWAPTYLKEAQGYDIKEAGWAYFAYEFAAIPGTLVCGWLSDVVFKGRRAITTIIFMALVALFIFLYWQFSDNYMIVTLSLIAIGFFIYGPVMLIGVQALDLAPKNAAGTSAGLTGFFGYFFGTAILANVVMGYVAESSFGWDGTFVLLLIACALSIVFVGFTYKEEQYLVQNRK, encoded by the coding sequence ATGTGGAATTTTTTAAAACCAGCACCTCACAAGGATTTATTACCGGAAGGTAAGATCGACTCGACTTACAAGAGCCTGCGTTGGCAGGTTTTCGTCGGCATCTTCATCGGTTACGCCGGCTATTACATCGTGCGGAAGAACTTCTCGATGGCGATGCCGTTTCTAACAGACCCCGCCGGACCTTACGGGTTCGACAAGGGATCTCTGAGTATCGTGTTGTCGTTGAACGCGGTGGCCTACGCCCTGTCGAAGTTCTTGATGGGGAGCGTCTCGGATCGCAGCAACGCGCGGGTGTTCCTTCCCCTGGGGTTGGTACTGGCGGCCCTGTCCATGATGTTCATGGCCGTGCCGATCGAGCTGTTCGGGGCAAGCACGACTTCCATCGTGATCATGGCGGTGTTGAACTTCCTGGTCGGGTGGTTTAACGGGATGGGATGGCCTCCCTGCGGCCGCGTGATGACTCACTGGTTCTCCGTGAAGGAGCGCGGGACGAAAATGTCTATCTGGAATTGCGCCCATAACGTGGGTGGCGCTCTCGTGGGCCCGATGGCCGTGTACGGGGCCATGTGGTTCGGGTCGTGGTTCTACGGGGTGGACAATTCAAAGTACTTTATCATTGGTACCTATATTTTCCCGGCGGCGGTGGCCCTGTTCGTGGCCCTGCTGGCGTACGTGTTGATTCGTGACACCCCGCAGTCCTGCGGGTTACCGACGATAGAGAAATGGCGGAACGATTACCCCAAGAATTACAGCGAGAAACAGGAAGAGGTCCTCACCACGAGAGAGATTTTCTTCAAGTACGTGCTGAATAACAAGATGTTGTGGTTTATCGCCATCGCTAACGCCTTCGTTTACATGGTTCGTTACGGTTGCCTGGACTGGGCCCCGACCTACTTGAAGGAGGCGCAAGGGTACGATATTAAAGAGGCCGGCTGGGCTTATTTCGCCTACGAGTTCGCCGCCATCCCGGGCACGCTTGTTTGCGGGTGGTTGAGTGACGTGGTGTTCAAGGGACGCCGCGCTATCACGACGATCATATTCATGGCCCTGGTGGCCTTGTTTATCTTCCTTTACTGGCAGTTCTCGGATAACTACATGATTGTCACGCTATCCTTGATCGCCATCGGTTTCTTCATCTACGGCCCGGTGATGCTTATCGGGGTGCAGGCGCTTGACCTGGCTCCCAAGAACGCGGCCGGGACATCGGCCGGGTTGACCGGGTTCTTCGGGTACTTCTTCGGGACGGCTATCCTGGCTAACGTGGTGATGGGATACGTGGCGGAAAGTTCATTCGGATGGGACGGGACGTTCGTGCTGTTACTGATCGCTTGCGCCTTGTCGATCGTCTTCGTCGGCTTTACTTACAAGGAGGAACAATACCTGGTGCAAAATAGAAAATAA
- a CDS encoding hybrid sensor histidine kinase/response regulator gives MHIDHSEYTILLADDSVSNLEKMKSLLAGENFKLLPTLEADEVFLLAKLRLPDMIIIRLALEEGKGVTVVRQLKQSALTKQIPILYMTIPNRYEDFRKVVDYEGVEFVSRPLSKRELILRINNQLLLLESQRIIERQNERIQSVSHSKDKLYSVIAHDLRAPIGTLKMILEALDHQKEKIPDDNIKNLIKMLQETTDEAFLLLENLLLWSNSRNGLLQPYRQAFSFTEAAKEVIVLQENIAGAKGIKIYNHIDRPFTGYADVNMMKTVLRNLLSNAIKFSYTGGRIDVDCREENGELTVIVKDRGQGISEEHQQGLLDDGLHFISYGTQKEKGSGLGLQLCKDFVRMNHGKLWFESKEGKGTTFYFSVPVGESL, from the coding sequence ATGCATATAGATCATAGCGAATATACAATCCTTTTGGCTGACGATTCTGTTTCGAATTTGGAAAAGATGAAAAGCCTGCTGGCTGGAGAGAATTTTAAATTATTACCTACTCTGGAAGCGGACGAGGTATTTCTACTCGCGAAGTTGAGGCTACCGGATATGATTATTATTCGCTTGGCGCTAGAGGAAGGGAAGGGGGTTACGGTTGTCCGCCAGTTGAAACAGAGCGCCTTGACCAAGCAGATTCCGATACTCTACATGACGATCCCCAACCGTTATGAAGATTTCCGGAAGGTGGTCGATTACGAGGGGGTGGAGTTCGTTTCCCGGCCGTTGAGTAAAAGGGAGCTGATCCTTCGCATAAATAATCAATTGCTTTTACTGGAATCACAGCGTATCATCGAAAGGCAGAATGAACGTATTCAAAGCGTATCCCATTCTAAAGACAAGCTGTATTCTGTTATCGCTCATGATTTGCGGGCCCCGATCGGTACGCTTAAAATGATTCTTGAAGCGCTTGATCACCAGAAAGAGAAAATTCCGGATGATAATATAAAGAATCTTATCAAGATGTTGCAGGAGACTACGGATGAGGCTTTCTTGTTGCTGGAAAACCTGTTGTTATGGAGCAATAGCCGGAATGGATTATTACAGCCGTACAGGCAGGCATTTTCTTTCACGGAGGCGGCGAAAGAAGTGATCGTGTTGCAGGAGAATATAGCAGGGGCGAAGGGAATAAAGATTTACAATCATATTGATCGACCTTTTACCGGGTACGCGGACGTGAATATGATGAAGACCGTGTTGCGTAATTTATTATCCAACGCGATTAAATTCAGCTACACGGGGGGAAGGATTGATGTGGACTGTCGGGAAGAAAACGGGGAACTGACGGTAATTGTGAAGGATCGGGGGCAGGGAATCAGTGAGGAACATCAGCAAGGCTTGTTGGATGATGGATTACATTTTATTTCTTACGGGACGCAGAAAGAGAAGGGGAGCGGGTTGGGGCTACAACTCTGTAAGGATTTCGTGAGAATGAATCACGGGAAATTGTGGTTTGAATCGAAAGAGGGGAAAGGTACCACGTTTTATTTTTCCGTACCCGTGGGAGAGAGTTTATAA